One Caulobacter segnis genomic window carries:
- the yajC gene encoding preprotein translocase subunit YajC, protein MNNLNAQIIQIAPILLMVVLFYFMLIRPQQKRAKEHQNMLSNLKRGDSVVLSSGVLGKIVRVEDKEVGVEIAQGVTVKVVKGMITEVRAKGEPAAANDAKN, encoded by the coding sequence ATGAACAACCTGAACGCTCAGATTATCCAGATCGCGCCCATCCTCCTGATGGTCGTGCTGTTCTACTTCATGCTGATCCGTCCCCAGCAGAAGCGCGCCAAGGAGCACCAGAACATGCTCTCCAACCTGAAGCGCGGCGACAGCGTCGTGCTTTCGTCGGGCGTGCTGGGCAAGATCGTGCGCGTCGAAGACAAGGAAGTGGGCGTCGAGATCGCCCAGGGCGTCACGGTGAAGGTCGTGAAGGGCATGATCACCGAGGTCCGCGCCAAGGGCGAGCCGGCCGCCGCCAACGACGCCAAGAACTAA